From the genome of Clavelina lepadiformis chromosome 2, kaClaLepa1.1, whole genome shotgun sequence:
acctgtttctaatcttagcgcaatgcgatatcaaaagctgatagcacgattgagttggaGCAgcatgtcttcaatagattgccgcactcaaacgatgtactgtacatatttttttgcgaccgcggaagcgttgtttgttactgttgatgaacaatttattttttcgttaaatttttaattaaattaaattaaatttttttacaaagcgcaatgctgtacagtactgtacttttgaatcaataaagaccgcaacgttattatgcgtagataattaatcggctattgtttcgtcaactaactacatactgtattaggacaatcgtgaatcattttcgcttaactgttaataatccggtttatcggattttattgctattgatttagcacatttgttccaaaacttttgtgtcggagtcggacagcggggtttccggattaaaggggtaaaatgcataggaagaaatctgttcccggcagttttgtgtcggatagcggggattccggttcatcggggtccggactaacgaggtctcactgtatactATTTTCGTTTAGTGATGGTGCAACAGTTGATATTGCAGTTTGGTACATTATACAGAAAGTGGTTACTGGTAAAATTTGGTAGTAAAAGGTACTAGTGTCCGACAAAGCACTTGTGCGTTTAAGagttaaaacaattcaaaGCGTTGAGTTTCATGTTATTATGTAatgtgtaattttattttatttcctcCTATCTACGCTGAGTAAGCCTTTATCATAAAGCAAGATTATACAATTGTGCCTAATTTTACAAGAACTTGTAAAGCATAATGTACACGCCTCTAAGACTGTGTTCGTTGAATATTGGTATACTATGTGTAGTATTTTTGACATTATCTTGCTTGACACTGGAGTTATGGTTTTTCAGCTCATAATCCAGCGTTGAGAGTTATTGGGAACAATTTCTTTAGGGTGTCAGCAACACTGCCATTTTCAACATCCAGCCAATGCATAAGTCAAAGTTCTGAGAGGGAGTTTCTCTTACGCCATCAAGTTTCCTCTGAAAGCAAGTTTATGAGATaaatggtttatttttgttttctcaaTTCAATATTTAGCTAATAACTGAAGTGGTAGAATAGGTATACAGTTGTTCTTTTTGGATAATTTCTGGTTAACAAATTGTGTTTTACTTGTAGAAAAGACAAACAAGAACTGGGTAATATATCGTGTTGCTTCACTCGGTCTTCTTGGTGGAATGGTTGGATGTTTTCTTGCTCCTGGCAATGCTGTTATTGATTTTGCCACAGTAACCCTTTTAGTACATCACAATTATTTGTAAGTTTGGATTTATTATTAGTAATTGGAATGGTTGTGCAATGCTCATGCTTGAGAGGTTGTATAGGAAGTATATAGGGATTATTATGAAGTGTCCATAAGCAAAAGGTTTATAACCAGTTAGGGAAATAACTTTGCTTATTTGAGATAAACACACTATTGTACTAAATCATTATCAGAAATAAAGTATTAACTTGAATTCAGCAGTCAGCAATTCATTGCATTGCTTACATTTTCTATgcaagaaaattaatttttgcactttatAACAGGAAAAGCATAAATGCTGACTCATTTTTCCATAAACATGAGCTTGAACTGTATCATGgcagcaaaaaatttcaaagatatgaaaaaaaataaatgtataatGACCCAACAGATTAATACATCACTTTTAACTTTTGCTAAAAATGTGATTGTGTCTGGTGTGCCACAATTTGCCTTAAGGTTCAATAGCTTCAAGTACTAAGCAATCGTGTGAATTTGGACTTCAAACAGAAATCTTTGATTGGGGGTCAACAATGCAAAATTAGCTATGATCTGCCAAGTTTTTTCCCCCAAGAACCTCACCTCCACCTCCAATGGAGAATGTAAAGCTGGAAACAGCAGCTTTCACACTTCAGAGTTATATACTTGGAGTGGATGCTAAAATGActgcttttgtttttcagtgGCCTGAAGTCGGTGATTGCAGACTACGCTCCTTTAGTTTTTAAAGACTGGTTCACATCTATGTTGTATTTCACTTGGCTCTTGATAAGCATTGTTACCCTTGGCCTTCTCTATTCATTTAACTACAATAACATTGGATTTTCCAAAGCACTTACCAATTTCTttaagttataagttataacatgCAAAGGTTCCACACTCGACAATTTGTTGATTGCAATATACAGAGTAGCTTTGTGGCTGTGAATTGGTTCTGCAtgcataaaagtttttcttgtttttcttagCTATGTTGGGCTGtggttgatttaattttgcaaGGTATACTTTTCATAATACAGATTGACACCAAGTTGGATGCAGTTGGCTTTGGCTATGAGCTAATTTAATagaatttgtaaaatattaaaagcaAGTTAGGTTCGAAAATCTATTATTTTGCTAGGATGTTTAACACAACGACAGTGTCTCGGGAAGCAGAAAGTTTCAAACTGAATTTAGGCTATCCGGTTGTGAGTACATTGCAGCTGCCAGCCTTCGCATGCTGGTTTCCATGCACGTTTGCCAACAACGATCCCAATCCACTCTGTTAACACGCGTTTTCGTTCCAATTGGCTAACGCAATATGTGACAGCAGCTAAAACTTTCTGTAGTCATTTGGttgtaaagaaaaaaacagtttGCTGTGTTAGCTTTCATTAAAGGCAAAGATTTAAAAGCACCGGCGTTGCATGGAAATTGTACAAGAAAAAcacaagtaaaacaaaaacgtcAAAGCATTCAGGTTAACAGTGGCGTTCTTTTTCGTGTTAATTATATTGGAGCCGTGTAAGAACTCGTAATCAGAAACTCCACTACCGCGAGAAATACTCGAGTAAAATTTGCATTCATTGTAGATTAGTGCTTCTGTGCATGAGAACTTGAACAGTAGCGCATATATACAAAGCAAAATAATCCATCTTCGTCCGAATTCTTCAGCTGCATTGTAACTAGGCTCACGAAAACTGACCATGTTAGTTTGTAAACTTGGCTTTCGAAAGCTTATTTACAGTAATGCGGCATACTCAGTCGACCAGTAACCACTCAAAGCCATTCGTTCTTATGTGTCCAAGACCGCCAAGTATTTCCGTTCGATAAACCAGGGAAGCACCTTGTGTCTGCGAAGCAAGCACATGGTCCAAGATATTAATTTCGAACTTTTTTCCAAACCGGCAAAAATCCGGTTACCACCTTATCATGTAGCAAGTAAAGTTGTGCTAAACGTGCcaatgtatttaatttttttgaagtaaCCAACTTACCTTATTGGAAGAAGAAGTAAAATAATAACTGGAAAGATCATCTTTAAGTAATACTGCTcagcaaaaccaaaaaaagcaACGATAACCAACTGGATAACTTGGCACAACGTGAAAAGATGAAGTATTCGTTGCGGAACTTTGCGAACGTAGTGATTTGGTGGATAAGAACTCTACGAATATAACAGACAATTTTTAGTAGCCTCTACGTGTAAACTTCCAAGCATGACTTGCATTTTTACTCACGCCTTCTGTGAAGAGTAACATCATTCGATCAAACATCTGATTGCCATTGAATGACGTCAACCccagaaacaaaaacaaaccctGCGCGTAGAGTTCAGAGTAATTCGAAAATAAGAATTATGAAAAACTAGAGATTTTGCGAggcatttttacaaataaaacaaaatatgacgAAAGGGGCCAATGCAATACCTGCAGCACTGCTACCGGTATCCAATATTGCATGTAGGGCAGAAGGAAAATGGAAAGGCCAATCAATATGTGGGACAATATACTGGTGAGACGCGTCTCTCTGACTTTGACAATTCTGCAAAGATGTACAAACGTAAGAATTAAGTTCAGAGCATATTGTTTGCCTCGTATAGGTTTGTTATATAACTTTTATTAAGGCGCTGTCTGTGTTCTATTAATTTTCAATTCCAGGTATTTGTTTCCTCTTTGAGAACACGCTGATGCTGGCatttaacaaacttttaacACAAGATTAGGGATGGGTAAGGGTTTACTACAGGCGTGTTGGAAATGTTCCAACTTTCGATTTATGTCATACATTTAGTTGCAGTCGTACAATGAAAATCCGAATCGTCTGCAACCATGCTACGTAATTGCTAAAACGTTCTCACACAACCACCAACATGCAGGTAGCCTCGATACATCACCGGTACCTGACGCTCACCGATATTTACCGATGATCTGATAGGAACCAGTGGCTGCACGCCAACCGAAACCCGTTAGACTGCAACATGTAGACCAGTGTATTAAATCACTAGGTGCAGCGACTAGAAGagtttgcaataaaaagtaaaaatagaaCTCACTCATCGTGGACAGTGCCGAAGTTAGACACGTGCTGTTCGACATCCGCTAGCGCCTTTACGTGGAGTGGGGAATGGGGCAAGGCAGCGTGGACCCAGGGAAGGGTAAATATCGATAGCACCACGTTGATGAGTCCAATCACCAGCAGATCCCAGTGGTAAGCAGGCCCCTTTTTTAATCTGTGTTAATCATATTTGGAAATAATCATATGAAGTTAAGAGACCGTTGCTGTAAGTAATTACTGAAGTAACATAATTGAAACGCCTAACTACGAGTCATGtctttaatgtttatttcttCGTCATAAACTATCTTCTGAACATCATTTATTTACACTTCTGCATTTTATACTATCAAGTACTTCACTGAAAACTTACTTGTTCGCTGGTGCATTGACAATCGCAGCGGACACGTTTTGATCAACAAAGAATAAGCAACTTAAACACAGACCCAGCCCCATAGCACCCAGATGGGCGAGAGGAGGTAGCTCGGATACGGGAGCAAgtataaatagatt
Proteins encoded in this window:
- the LOC143445505 gene encoding succinate dehydrogenase [ubiquinone] cytochrome b small subunit, mitochondrial-like, with product MSVANFKFLGALCSKTHNPALRVIGNNFFRVSATLPFSTSSQCISQSSEREFLLRHQVSSEKKTNKNWVIYRVASLGLLGGMVGCFLAPGNAVIDFATVTLLVHHNYFGLKSVIADYAPLVFKDWFTSMLYFTWLLISIVTLGLLYSFNYNNIGFSKALTNFFKL